A genomic window from Pirellulaceae bacterium includes:
- a CDS encoding HAMP domain-containing histidine kinase: protein MRLPPLIHPHVYAHPTLDTAIWFLHLRWLAVVGQLLTLVVAGYGLKVDLPAQQIVTLIAITAITNVAYWLWLVRMHRTGLHLADRLPNGQIISALMLIDILDLTGLLYLTAGTTNPFWLFYFVNVAIAAAIVTPAWAWMLWSCTVLCVVMLLAIRVQPIDLLGSPMSSSEVPARWSISKLGYLISFVACSGIITYFITILTGQLRQREQAIKEAEEAKSRNRQLESLATLAGGAAHELASPLSTIAVVAKELMRRLERQSASEPILNDVQLIRTELDRCRIILDRMTAATGDAAGERLRSIYIDEFMDESLLGIRDMSRVNVSIQSGAEHTPSLLPVQAAAQAIRNLVQNALDASPEGTDVQVQAAVRNSVWCIDVIDQGEGMSDAVQQRLGEPFFTTKEPGKGMGLGVYLSLNVIRRLGGSLDFVSQRGQGTQAQVRLPVTSIVGS from the coding sequence ATGCGACTTCCACCACTGATTCACCCACACGTTTACGCTCATCCAACGCTGGACACGGCAATCTGGTTCTTGCACCTGCGGTGGTTGGCGGTCGTTGGTCAACTGCTCACGCTGGTTGTGGCTGGGTACGGTCTGAAAGTTGATTTGCCTGCCCAGCAGATTGTAACGCTGATCGCTATCACGGCGATTACCAATGTCGCATACTGGCTGTGGTTGGTACGCATGCACCGCACAGGCTTGCATTTGGCAGACCGACTGCCTAACGGCCAGATTATTTCGGCTCTCATGCTGATCGACATTCTGGACTTGACCGGCCTGCTGTATTTAACCGCAGGTACGACGAATCCATTTTGGTTGTTTTACTTTGTGAACGTGGCAATAGCAGCCGCCATTGTCACGCCCGCGTGGGCTTGGATGCTGTGGAGCTGCACAGTACTGTGTGTTGTTATGCTTCTTGCAATCCGTGTCCAACCTATCGACTTGCTCGGCTCGCCGATGTCCTCTTCCGAGGTTCCAGCCCGCTGGTCGATCTCCAAGCTCGGGTACTTGATTTCGTTTGTGGCCTGCAGCGGAATCATAACGTACTTCATCACTATATTGACCGGCCAGTTGCGACAACGTGAACAGGCCATTAAGGAAGCTGAAGAGGCAAAATCCCGCAATCGCCAATTGGAATCATTGGCTACCTTGGCTGGCGGAGCGGCTCACGAGTTAGCTTCACCGCTGAGCACGATTGCGGTAGTCGCCAAAGAGCTCATGCGCCGTTTGGAGCGGCAATCCGCCTCGGAGCCAATCTTGAACGATGTTCAACTCATCCGTACCGAACTGGATCGATGTCGCATTATTCTGGACCGTATGACAGCCGCCACCGGTGATGCGGCTGGAGAGCGTTTGCGATCGATTTACATCGATGAATTCATGGATGAATCTCTACTGGGGATTCGCGACATGAGCCGAGTGAACGTCAGCATTCAATCAGGCGCAGAGCACACTCCCAGCCTGTTGCCGGTTCAAGCTGCCGCACAAGCCATACGAAATCTGGTGCAAAATGCCCTGGATGCTAGTCCGGAAGGAACCGATGTCCAGGTTCAAGCCGCCGTTCGGAACAGTGTTTGGTGTATCGACGTCATTGATCAAGGCGAAGGGATGTCCGACGCGGTCCAGCAACGATTAGGCGAACCGTTCTTCACCACCAAGGAGCCTGGAAAAGGTATGGGCTTAGGCGTCTATCTGTCGTTGAACGTCATTCGCAGATTAGGCGGTTCGCTTGATTTTGTGAGCCAGCGTGGGCAGGGCACGCAAGCCCAGGTGCGACTTCCTGTCACTAGTATAGTCGGCTCCTAA
- a CDS encoding PIG-L family deacetylase, translating to MTRQSAEFDVVAVGAHPDDIEIACGGTLAKLTRLGYRVAIVDLTDGEPTPRCEHPDVRRAEAQAAAEVMGVHRVILPLPNRRLFDSFEARVLLATEFRKMRPRLVIGLGQKTPLASPDHYQAMLITDAAVFYSRLSKWDQHFPQLAAHTITSQLYIHLGFEHLGTVEHSNCLTVDISEQLELKLQAISCYQTQFPPERHSVLKRVEALARSAGAAAGFAAGEVFYSPRAIGCQDLVAAVVPDR from the coding sequence ATGACGCGACAATCCGCTGAGTTCGATGTCGTGGCCGTCGGCGCTCATCCGGACGACATCGAGATTGCATGCGGAGGCACGTTGGCCAAGCTGACGCGCCTGGGCTACCGGGTGGCCATTGTGGACCTGACCGATGGCGAACCAACGCCACGTTGTGAACATCCCGATGTACGACGCGCCGAAGCTCAGGCGGCAGCCGAGGTGATGGGCGTTCATCGCGTTATCCTGCCACTACCTAACCGGCGCCTGTTCGACAGTTTCGAGGCGCGCGTACTGCTGGCCACAGAATTTCGGAAAATGCGACCAAGATTGGTAATAGGTCTTGGGCAAAAAACCCCTCTCGCCTCGCCTGACCATTATCAAGCGATGCTCATTACGGATGCAGCCGTTTTTTATTCACGATTGAGTAAATGGGATCAGCATTTTCCACAGCTGGCTGCGCATACCATTACTTCGCAACTCTACATTCATTTAGGCTTCGAGCACTTGGGAACTGTCGAGCATAGCAACTGTTTAACGGTTGATATCTCCGAACAATTGGAACTCAAACTGCAGGCAATCTCCTGTTATCAAACGCAGTTTCCACCAGAGCGACACAGCGTCCTAAAACGCGTAGAAGCCTTGGCGCGGTCGGCAGGCGCGGCAGCCGGCTTTGCAGCAGGCGAAGTTTTTTATTCTCCGCGCGCGATCGGTTGTCAGGATTTGGTCGCTGCCGTTGTTCCCGATCGCTGA
- the cbiE gene encoding precorrin-6y C5,15-methyltransferase (decarboxylating) subunit CbiE, with protein sequence MQQQQPSNKITIIGIGDDGFEGLTRQALELIRTAGTVLGPANLLSKLAPGNYATVPLPADLEAAVESVAQAKSGPLVLLASGDPLFYGVARYLCDRLGKERFEVVPHVSSMQLAFARVKESWDEAYLTNLASQSLSHAVSRIRMAQKVGLFTTPQATPAHVARALIDQHVDYFTAYVCENLGSPDERVTRGSLVDIARQKFSDLNVMVLVRQPDVPDRPTKLQGKRLFGNPDECFLQSRPKRGLLTQAEVRSIALSQMDLGISSVVWDVGAGSGSVAIEAAQLASAGQVFAIEMDPEDYNLLVENSRTFGTMNLTPVLGEAPSAWADLPDPNAIFIGGTGRAVTGLIEAAWTRLRNTGRLVVHVSSLDSLSSAEAAICALGQVPDILMINLARSQVQMDTLRFEAVSPTFLLTACKP encoded by the coding sequence ATGCAACAGCAGCAACCGTCCAATAAGATCACCATCATCGGCATCGGCGATGATGGATTCGAAGGCCTGACTCGTCAAGCGTTGGAGTTAATCCGAACCGCCGGAACCGTGCTGGGGCCAGCGAACTTACTGTCCAAGCTTGCCCCCGGAAACTACGCTACGGTACCGCTTCCGGCCGATCTAGAAGCCGCGGTTGAAAGCGTCGCTCAAGCCAAGTCAGGTCCGCTGGTGCTGCTGGCGAGTGGCGATCCACTGTTCTACGGAGTTGCGCGTTACCTATGTGACCGACTGGGTAAAGAACGATTCGAGGTGGTACCGCACGTCAGCAGCATGCAATTGGCGTTTGCTCGAGTCAAGGAAAGCTGGGATGAAGCCTATTTGACGAATTTGGCCTCCCAAAGTCTATCGCATGCCGTGAGTCGCATTCGGATGGCCCAAAAGGTAGGTCTGTTTACGACTCCGCAGGCAACACCAGCGCATGTTGCTCGAGCATTAATCGATCAGCACGTCGATTATTTTACCGCCTACGTCTGCGAGAACCTGGGTTCACCTGACGAACGCGTAACCCGTGGTAGCTTGGTAGATATTGCACGGCAAAAATTTTCAGACTTAAACGTGATGGTGCTGGTCCGCCAGCCCGATGTACCCGATCGTCCAACGAAGTTGCAAGGCAAGCGACTTTTCGGTAACCCCGACGAATGCTTTCTGCAAAGTCGCCCCAAGCGAGGGTTGTTAACGCAAGCCGAAGTACGTTCGATTGCCTTATCGCAAATGGACTTGGGCATCAGTAGTGTCGTGTGGGATGTCGGTGCGGGCAGTGGATCCGTGGCCATCGAAGCGGCGCAACTGGCCTCAGCCGGACAGGTCTTTGCCATCGAAATGGACCCCGAAGATTACAACTTGCTGGTGGAAAACTCGCGCACCTTCGGCACAATGAACCTGACGCCCGTACTGGGGGAAGCGCCCAGTGCATGGGCCGATTTGCCTGACCCAAACGCAATTTTCATCGGAGGCACGGGCCGCGCCGTGACTGGACTGATTGAAGCTGCTTGGACTCGGCTGCGCAACACGGGGCGATTGGTAGTGCATGTCAGCAGTCTCGATAGTTTGAGTTCTGCAGAAGCTGCGATATGTGCGTTGGGGCAGGTGCCTGATATTTTGATGATCAATTTAGCGCGTAGCCAAGTGCAGATGGATACGCTACGTTTCGAGGCCGTGAGCCCGACGTTTCTGCTGACGGCTTGCAAGCCATGA
- a CDS encoding iron-sulfur cluster assembly accessory protein: MAINLTEAAAVQVKKFREEHQLGEDMFFRVGISGGGCSGFNYALTFDDKFDSTGDSRYDIHGVAVVVDKKSALYLDGVTIDWHQSLEKQGFTFDNPNAVKTCGCGSSFSA; this comes from the coding sequence ATGGCAATCAATTTAACCGAAGCTGCTGCCGTGCAGGTCAAAAAATTCCGAGAAGAACACCAACTTGGCGAAGACATGTTTTTTCGCGTGGGAATTTCCGGAGGCGGATGCAGCGGCTTCAATTATGCGTTAACTTTTGACGACAAATTTGACTCGACCGGGGATAGTCGCTATGACATACACGGTGTGGCTGTGGTCGTCGACAAAAAAAGTGCGCTGTATCTGGACGGGGTAACCATCGACTGGCATCAAAGCTTGGAGAAGCAAGGCTTTACATTCGACAATCCCAACGCGGTGAAGACTTGCGGTTGTGGCAGTTCATTCTCCGCCTAA
- a CDS encoding HlyD family efflux transporter periplasmic adaptor subunit, with amino-acid sequence MQAPPSANVLELRRDLTFRVHQPSGKLWYSVLEPISGRLFRLGAREYAIASRLRAGVTSGDIAREVNQAATSNAAQDSRNATDSLDVTEAEVIELTRWLTRCGLTNSDQTSTQPPPRRWMIGLLYSRIPLVNGQRLEKWASIVAPFLTPVLCVGILVSYLVALMCVAAHWELFSTATQSLFVSDGQLWWLVAWLVLKAVHELGHAAVAVRFNCPIRSGGLSIIFFAPIPYVDITDLWSITNRWHRIACCSAGILGELAAASLAAFIAIYTSNESLRYFCCAVATLGTVSTVAFNANPLMKFDGYFIISDLLNLPNLWSQAQIAYASLWKKVLLPWRSWQITWPNPLIALYGGACSVYRFLVLTTLAASAILLWETIGVILVLWGGYATVLYPRLMQLKMRRLQAAMSPGAENNSSYEWLWFSGAITAVSLIFILAPSPIQPTAPGVVAHHGTMLVNAEAQGILHEICAASGSMVEPDEVIAILKNPDLELELAVKRIEVQMTRESIRLKQARGALAMLQSEMARLESLLTQLEQLESRVQRLLIRAPIRGTIVAIPIQHILGHAISIGQTVCLIAPSQELEAVISVDQRHVPRLQQAIGKPLSVSTTNGVNTMGIVEKVDPKGSDYLTEPLLAASYSGPIPVEFTQDAKQQSQLRMLSPRFSVKIKLPSGSGLRPGQMVWIRIPGKSASLMSAIYNWGENRWMTLKRSYQLLEQG; translated from the coding sequence ATGCAGGCTCCTCCATCGGCAAACGTGTTAGAATTGCGACGCGATCTGACGTTTAGGGTCCATCAGCCGTCTGGCAAGCTATGGTACTCGGTCCTTGAACCTATCAGCGGCCGGCTGTTTAGACTGGGCGCCCGCGAGTACGCAATTGCCAGCCGTCTGCGGGCCGGCGTTACTTCCGGTGATATCGCCAGGGAAGTGAATCAAGCCGCGACATCTAATGCTGCACAAGACTCAAGGAACGCGACTGACAGCCTGGATGTCACCGAAGCCGAAGTGATTGAACTGACTCGGTGGCTTACTCGTTGTGGGTTGACGAACAGCGACCAAACGTCCACTCAACCACCACCGCGGCGCTGGATGATTGGACTACTGTATTCCCGAATTCCGTTGGTCAACGGGCAGCGATTGGAGAAATGGGCATCCATTGTTGCACCGTTCCTCACTCCGGTATTGTGCGTGGGGATTCTAGTATCGTACTTGGTTGCCCTCATGTGCGTGGCCGCTCACTGGGAACTGTTCTCGACTGCCACACAATCGCTGTTCGTCTCGGACGGTCAATTGTGGTGGCTAGTCGCCTGGTTGGTTCTGAAGGCCGTTCACGAATTGGGACACGCGGCGGTAGCGGTGCGATTTAACTGCCCTATTCGCTCGGGCGGATTGAGTATTATTTTTTTCGCCCCCATCCCCTATGTGGATATTACCGATCTGTGGTCGATTACGAACCGTTGGCACCGGATCGCCTGCTGTTCGGCGGGAATTCTGGGCGAATTGGCGGCTGCCTCACTCGCCGCTTTTATAGCCATATACACATCGAATGAGTCATTAAGATACTTTTGCTGTGCAGTGGCCACTTTAGGAACTGTCAGTACCGTGGCATTCAACGCTAACCCGCTGATGAAATTCGATGGCTACTTCATTATCTCAGATCTGCTCAATCTGCCCAACCTGTGGTCACAAGCACAGATCGCCTACGCCTCACTATGGAAGAAGGTACTGCTGCCCTGGAGATCATGGCAGATCACATGGCCAAACCCGCTTATTGCGCTGTACGGAGGCGCATGTTCGGTCTATCGCTTTTTAGTGCTGACCACGCTAGCAGCCTCCGCGATTCTGCTGTGGGAGACCATTGGAGTTATTTTGGTGTTGTGGGGGGGATACGCAACCGTCTTGTATCCGCGCTTAATGCAGCTGAAGATGCGGCGACTTCAGGCTGCAATGTCACCTGGCGCTGAGAACAATTCGAGCTATGAGTGGCTCTGGTTCAGCGGAGCTATCACGGCGGTTAGTCTGATCTTCATTTTGGCACCTTCGCCCATTCAACCAACAGCGCCAGGCGTTGTAGCGCATCACGGGACCATGCTGGTCAATGCAGAGGCCCAGGGAATCCTACACGAAATCTGCGCCGCCAGCGGCAGTATGGTGGAGCCCGACGAGGTAATCGCTATTCTCAAAAACCCCGACTTGGAATTGGAACTGGCGGTAAAGCGTATCGAGGTTCAGATGACTCGCGAGTCCATACGCCTCAAACAAGCTCGTGGTGCCCTGGCGATGTTGCAATCCGAAATGGCTCGACTGGAATCTCTGCTGACACAACTTGAACAACTGGAATCTCGCGTGCAGCGATTGCTAATTCGCGCTCCTATCCGGGGCACGATTGTAGCGATACCGATCCAGCACATCCTTGGGCACGCCATTTCAATTGGTCAAACGGTGTGTCTTATCGCCCCATCTCAGGAGCTGGAGGCTGTGATCTCTGTGGACCAACGCCATGTTCCAAGACTACAGCAAGCGATTGGCAAGCCGCTGTCAGTCAGCACGACAAATGGTGTCAACACCATGGGCATCGTAGAAAAAGTGGATCCCAAGGGCAGCGATTACCTTACCGAGCCCTTGCTAGCTGCCAGTTACTCTGGCCCCATACCCGTTGAATTCACGCAGGACGCCAAGCAGCAGTCGCAGCTGCGCATGCTGTCGCCCAGATTTTCGGTGAAGATCAAGTTGCCATCCGGCAGTGGTTTGCGACCCGGACAGATGGTTTGGATTAGGATCCCGGGAAAATCCGCCAGTCTTATGTCAGCGATTTACAATTGGGGAGAGAACCGCTGGATGACGCTCAAACGGAGCTACCAATTGCTCGAACAAGGGTAG
- a CDS encoding HlyD family efflux transporter periplasmic adaptor subunit yields MQTPFLPTASFSARVLPTSVACDELGGAPPLANFVPSTGAIPEEVHCPQQAHPRTQAAAQFHESSAEAHSVPQRLLDFNRFPPNGSQPALAAVLAHIEYITGAELIAGFLENNRLAIHSTRSDESAEGAFSNNLVAAVREAAATLQGFGFAIESEQSSIVLQCLRQELATQSVISFGVSSKSLKLGLVLSFDRTVHSQAAEFTQLLNSLRLELSAWIGLWHLCQTGQTAEQWLGRAKRIYAARKYWLSLLCIAVLCLAIPVPFSPRRDCIVEPAFRRFLTSPVAGRVMSATVRPGDIVQTGMLLAQIDDEPLRWELSRAEADLQQAIKKRDTAMAARNGGEVRLADLEQQRISLQIEDLQSRLAQLEIRSPIDGVVVAGDWVPTSGATVQQTDTLFEIAPLEHMRIQILLSTEDLGQIDVHTPVLLRVDSAHGQSWTGKVRRIDPRGHVEANRVVFFAETEVENQDQALRPGMRGTVRLSAGWKSLGWLAFHRPYIWFMKKFAW; encoded by the coding sequence ATGCAAACTCCTTTCCTGCCTACCGCCAGTTTTTCAGCGCGCGTTTTGCCAACCAGCGTTGCGTGCGATGAACTCGGCGGAGCCCCCCCACTGGCCAATTTCGTGCCTTCAACAGGCGCCATACCGGAAGAGGTTCACTGCCCCCAGCAGGCCCACCCACGCACCCAGGCTGCGGCGCAGTTCCACGAGTCGAGTGCCGAGGCCCATTCGGTTCCTCAGCGATTACTGGACTTCAATCGCTTTCCACCCAACGGTTCTCAGCCAGCACTCGCAGCGGTTCTTGCTCATATCGAATACATAACTGGTGCCGAGTTAATTGCTGGATTTCTGGAGAATAATCGTCTGGCAATCCACAGCACTCGTTCCGACGAGTCTGCAGAAGGTGCGTTTTCGAATAACCTCGTCGCCGCCGTTCGCGAGGCGGCAGCGACCTTGCAGGGATTCGGATTTGCTATTGAGTCCGAGCAATCGTCAATCGTCCTTCAATGTTTGCGTCAAGAACTAGCGACGCAATCCGTGATTAGCTTTGGAGTTTCCAGCAAATCCTTAAAATTGGGCTTAGTGCTGAGTTTCGACCGTACTGTGCATAGTCAAGCTGCGGAGTTCACACAACTCTTGAATTCGCTGCGCCTCGAGCTTTCGGCTTGGATCGGCCTGTGGCATCTGTGCCAGACAGGCCAGACTGCTGAACAGTGGCTTGGCAGAGCTAAGAGGATTTATGCAGCTCGAAAATATTGGCTGTCTCTGTTGTGCATAGCCGTGTTGTGCCTGGCGATCCCAGTTCCATTCTCACCTCGGCGAGATTGCATCGTCGAACCCGCGTTTCGCAGATTCCTCACAAGTCCGGTGGCTGGGCGTGTCATGAGTGCGACCGTCCGACCGGGTGACATTGTCCAGACCGGCATGCTATTGGCCCAGATTGACGATGAACCGTTACGATGGGAACTGTCTCGTGCCGAGGCTGACCTGCAGCAAGCAATCAAGAAACGCGATACCGCCATGGCCGCTCGCAATGGCGGTGAAGTTCGTTTGGCTGACCTGGAACAACAACGGATTTCCCTTCAGATCGAAGATCTGCAGTCGCGATTGGCGCAGCTCGAAATTCGCTCGCCGATTGACGGTGTCGTGGTGGCGGGCGACTGGGTTCCAACTTCCGGAGCGACAGTTCAACAGACTGACACACTGTTTGAAATTGCTCCCTTGGAACATATGCGCATCCAAATCCTGCTATCCACAGAGGATCTTGGACAAATTGACGTTCATACTCCGGTCTTGCTTCGCGTCGATTCCGCTCATGGCCAAAGTTGGACCGGCAAGGTCCGGCGGATTGATCCACGAGGACATGTGGAAGCAAATCGAGTGGTATTCTTTGCCGAAACCGAAGTAGAGAATCAAGACCAGGCTCTGCGTCCCGGGATGCGTGGCACTGTGCGACTTTCCGCTGGATGGAAGAGCCTAGGATGGCTGGCCTTCCATAGACCTTATATTTGGTTCATGAAAAAATTCGCTTGGTAA
- a CDS encoding efflux RND transporter periplasmic adaptor subunit, which translates to MHTTIRMIATIMLPLLSTPALFAQAPLSRPNSAGPQGVLGPWKVCKVACAESGLVKELLVQPGQFVPKGQPLASLDCDQQELMIMIAQAHAKNRGKLHAAQADFELNRRKLVAVESGRSHSYTSQTELERARVELEISQGRLTAELEEKSIEELQIKRLENQLQQRTIVAPWDGTVVKLYKEVGEYVAPNTPEILEIVDTSRLRAVFYLTLAEARSLPTGPALTIEVDGQAMDQAELEYVAPVADAESGLIEVRALIANPSRQVMGSSCTLVLSGTGNNRA; encoded by the coding sequence ATGCACACAACGATCCGGATGATTGCAACGATCATGTTGCCGTTGCTGAGCACACCAGCGCTTTTCGCCCAGGCTCCCTTAAGCCGCCCCAATAGTGCAGGACCTCAGGGCGTACTCGGGCCTTGGAAAGTCTGCAAGGTCGCCTGTGCCGAAAGCGGGTTGGTTAAGGAATTGCTGGTGCAACCCGGTCAGTTTGTCCCCAAAGGCCAACCTCTGGCAAGCCTGGATTGCGACCAACAAGAACTGATGATCATGATTGCTCAAGCTCATGCCAAGAACCGGGGAAAGCTTCACGCCGCCCAGGCGGACTTTGAATTGAATCGCCGTAAGCTAGTCGCTGTGGAGTCGGGCCGCAGCCACAGCTATACGTCTCAGACTGAATTGGAACGGGCTCGAGTTGAATTAGAAATTTCCCAAGGAAGATTGACGGCCGAATTGGAAGAGAAGTCGATAGAAGAGCTGCAGATCAAGCGGCTGGAAAACCAGCTTCAGCAACGAACGATTGTCGCCCCTTGGGATGGTACTGTTGTCAAGTTGTACAAGGAAGTTGGAGAGTACGTCGCTCCCAACACTCCAGAGATACTGGAAATTGTCGATACCTCGCGCCTGCGGGCTGTCTTTTATTTAACGCTGGCGGAGGCTCGCAGTCTACCAACCGGTCCTGCATTGACGATCGAGGTTGATGGCCAAGCCATGGACCAAGCCGAACTGGAGTATGTTGCGCCGGTGGCGGATGCGGAAAGTGGACTGATCGAAGTTCGAGCGCTGATCGCCAACCCGTCCCGTCAAGTCATGGGCTCAAGCTGCACGCTGGTATTGAGCGGTACTGGAAACAACCGAGCCTGA
- a CDS encoding TolC family protein: MVKLLAIGHIYVNAYRASSLAVKINTHWRIACCAGRRCASRRWLPLFRGLVASWATLGVVVADTGLFTKVTQLSKSEAQATGIPPQTSELGVDNSVLLSPPAGANFDGETIPLVPESFDFTVVASPSIKLGDSLASDVGTTQSLGDTLSEAALCPPESQLRQPWWHASLALNRAENGRVTDLAELVWQAVSHSPNIQAILLEPQILDARAAKELGEFDVNSFVDSIFRDTSDPVGNTLTTGGPPRLNESLWENRAGIRNKNQHGGRTEFFQEFLTKDNNSRFFDPREQADSRMVLRYTQPLMRGRGLTYNRASFVVATITANQGKYQASLALQDHTFQLTTAYWDLYAAQGEMLQIERGIENLQLLYQQLQGRSEIDSLRSQVLRAEAAIHKQTAALAQAQARWTIAQANLKAAVAAPDLLCSADYIVPIAPVVTCPSNIDLQHERLQALEQQPKIQEARQAVRSVRTRLHVAENELKPTLNLVMEGYLRGLSGDYDVIESLGDQFTKTPSYHAGVAYQRPRRNIAAQSILHERRMELRKSLLQLDNILLSVSADVEGAVAMVQSAYQQLDSAVRSTLATEAEVQYLDAIWRDAFLGGARTTSLQLDQLLNAHIQLISSENNWIRAEQDYMLAHARLQLVTGSLLPCLTAADAVHSN; this comes from the coding sequence ATGGTGAAATTGCTAGCAATTGGCCACATATACGTCAACGCCTATCGAGCCAGTTCACTTGCCGTGAAGATCAACACTCACTGGAGAATTGCATGTTGCGCAGGCCGGCGTTGCGCCAGCCGCCGCTGGCTGCCATTATTCCGTGGCCTAGTGGCATCTTGGGCGACGCTAGGCGTGGTCGTAGCCGATACGGGATTGTTCACCAAGGTTACACAACTGTCAAAGTCAGAAGCTCAGGCAACTGGAATTCCGCCCCAGACCTCAGAGCTTGGCGTAGACAATTCAGTTCTCCTTTCACCACCGGCGGGCGCCAATTTTGACGGCGAAACCATTCCGCTTGTCCCTGAGTCTTTTGATTTCACCGTGGTTGCCAGTCCATCGATCAAACTTGGGGATTCATTAGCGTCAGACGTGGGAACAACTCAGTCGCTGGGAGACACACTCTCGGAGGCGGCGCTTTGCCCACCGGAATCACAGCTTAGACAGCCCTGGTGGCACGCCAGCTTGGCTTTGAATCGCGCAGAAAACGGCCGGGTTACCGATCTAGCTGAACTGGTTTGGCAAGCCGTCTCTCATTCGCCCAACATCCAAGCGATACTGCTTGAGCCTCAAATACTCGATGCGCGAGCGGCCAAAGAATTAGGAGAATTTGACGTCAACTCTTTCGTGGATTCAATTTTCCGCGATACATCCGATCCAGTGGGAAACACATTGACCACCGGAGGGCCCCCGCGTTTGAACGAGAGCTTGTGGGAGAATCGAGCGGGAATACGCAATAAAAACCAACATGGCGGAAGGACGGAGTTCTTTCAAGAATTCCTGACCAAGGATAACAACTCACGTTTCTTCGACCCGCGTGAGCAAGCTGATTCACGCATGGTATTGCGCTATACGCAACCGTTGATGCGTGGGCGGGGCTTGACCTACAATCGCGCCAGCTTTGTGGTTGCTACCATTACCGCCAATCAAGGCAAGTATCAAGCCTCCCTGGCTCTACAAGATCACACGTTTCAGCTGACCACCGCGTACTGGGATTTATATGCAGCCCAGGGAGAAATGCTGCAAATCGAGCGCGGAATCGAGAATCTACAGCTACTATATCAACAACTTCAGGGCCGAAGCGAAATTGATAGCTTGAGGAGTCAGGTTCTTCGCGCCGAAGCTGCGATCCACAAGCAGACCGCTGCATTGGCACAGGCTCAGGCTCGCTGGACAATTGCGCAAGCCAATCTGAAAGCGGCAGTAGCGGCTCCAGACTTACTTTGTAGTGCTGACTACATCGTCCCCATAGCCCCTGTTGTCACCTGCCCGTCAAACATCGATCTACAACACGAAAGATTACAAGCTCTTGAGCAACAGCCCAAAATTCAAGAAGCCCGACAAGCCGTCCGATCCGTACGCACACGTTTGCATGTAGCGGAAAATGAATTGAAGCCCACGTTGAATCTCGTCATGGAAGGATACCTACGCGGACTCAGCGGTGACTATGACGTGATCGAGTCCCTTGGCGATCAATTCACCAAGACTCCCAGTTACCATGCAGGCGTGGCTTACCAGCGTCCACGACGCAACATAGCGGCGCAGTCCATTCTCCACGAACGACGCATGGAGCTTCGAAAATCGCTGTTGCAGCTCGATAACATCCTGTTGAGCGTGTCAGCGGATGTCGAGGGGGCCGTAGCCATGGTTCAGTCGGCATATCAACAACTTGACTCCGCCGTCCGCTCGACGTTGGCAACGGAGGCGGAAGTCCAATACTTGGACGCGATTTGGCGCGATGCTTTTCTGGGCGGAGCACGGACCACCAGTTTGCAGCTCGATCAGTTGTTGAATGCACATATTCAACTGATTTCATCAGAGAACAACTGGATTCGCGCCGAGCAGGACTACATGCTCGCCCACGCTCGATTACAACTTGTAACCGGCTCGCTGCTGCCATGTTTAACAGCCGCAGATGCAGTTCATTCGAACTAA